In Thiohalorhabdus sp. Cl-TMA, one genomic interval encodes:
- a CDS encoding M16 family metallopeptidase, giving the protein MSTLFPAFNRRADAVPETVYLLDNGVRVLVRPEPGHPAVALGIWVENGSRFEGPEESGLAHLLEHMVFKGTRDFTVRDAAEAMDRYGSEVDAWTGRELTAYTLEVLREDAADALHLLADMVARPAFPAEELERERRVVAAEAAMVREDPESWLLDRLVAEGWPEHAAGAPILGNPDVIAETDRERLAAYHARSYTGGRITVALAGDVDPEAVRDQCARELGELPRGERPADRPPAFSAGEGILDGHVEQAHVGICAPGTARLDEDRFAAGIANHILGASVTSRLFRQLREERGLAYTVYSELDSLRDCGLWAVYLACPAEERERAADLVREILDGMVAEGFEPEEVERARHSLRSGLLRSGETLEQRLSQAVGDILYHGRTVPREERLKALEAASPERVHRVVAEHWRRRRLLALVPENA; this is encoded by the coding sequence ATGAGCACCCTTTTCCCCGCTTTCAACCGTCGCGCCGACGCCGTCCCGGAAACCGTTTATCTGCTCGATAACGGGGTCCGGGTTCTGGTGCGTCCGGAGCCCGGCCATCCCGCGGTGGCCCTGGGGATCTGGGTGGAGAACGGCAGTCGCTTCGAGGGGCCCGAGGAGAGCGGATTGGCGCATCTCCTCGAGCACATGGTCTTCAAGGGGACGCGGGACTTCACCGTGCGTGACGCCGCGGAGGCCATGGACCGCTACGGGTCCGAGGTGGATGCCTGGACGGGGCGGGAGCTTACCGCCTATACCCTCGAGGTGCTGCGCGAGGACGCGGCCGACGCGCTGCACCTGCTCGCCGACATGGTGGCCCGGCCCGCCTTTCCCGCCGAGGAGCTGGAGCGGGAGCGGCGCGTGGTGGCCGCGGAAGCCGCCATGGTGCGGGAGGACCCCGAATCCTGGCTCCTGGACAGGCTGGTGGCGGAGGGGTGGCCGGAGCATGCCGCCGGCGCGCCCATACTCGGCAACCCCGACGTTATTGCCGAAACCGATCGGGAGCGTCTGGCGGCGTACCATGCCCGCAGCTACACCGGGGGCCGGATCACGGTGGCTCTGGCCGGGGACGTGGATCCCGAGGCCGTCCGGGATCAGTGCGCCCGGGAGCTCGGGGAACTGCCCAGGGGCGAGCGTCCCGCCGACCGACCCCCCGCGTTCAGCGCCGGGGAAGGCATCCTCGACGGCCATGTGGAGCAGGCCCACGTGGGAATCTGCGCCCCCGGCACGGCGCGGCTGGACGAGGACCGTTTCGCCGCCGGAATAGCCAACCATATCCTCGGTGCCTCGGTCACTTCGCGGCTTTTCCGGCAGCTTCGCGAGGAGCGCGGACTGGCCTACACCGTGTATTCGGAGCTTGACAGCCTGCGCGATTGCGGGCTGTGGGCGGTCTATCTGGCCTGTCCCGCCGAGGAGCGCGAGCGGGCAGCGGATCTGGTTCGGGAGATCCTCGATGGCATGGTGGCCGAGGGGTTCGAGCCGGAGGAAGTGGAGCGGGCGCGGCACAGCCTGCGCTCCGGCTTGCTCCGCAGCGGGGAGACGCTAGAGCAGCGGCTCTCCCAGGCCGTGGGCGATATCCTTTATCATGGGCGAACGGTGCCCCGGGAGGAACGGCTGAAAGCCCTGGAGGCCGCGAGCCCGGAGCGTGTGCACCGGGTGGTGGCGGAGCACTGGCGCCGTCGCCGCTTGCTGGCCCTGGTCCCCGAAAACGCCTGA
- a CDS encoding M48 family metallopeptidase: protein MNIFSWVFPAVVAVVAAVRLWLLDRQWRHVQAHRALVPAAFRDTISAESHARSADYACAQARVSMAETVVEALLLLALTLGGGLAGILAFWAGSGAPVVVWGVGAVLTVGLLVALAGLPFRIYRTFRVEAEFGFNRRSSGLFIGDLLQEGVLTLLLAGPLVAAFLVLMDRGGLLWWLYAWGLWTAFTLTLTWLYPKWIAPLFHEFTPLEEPRLRQRILGLLQRCGFSLKGVYVMDASRRTTHGNAYFTGMGRAKRVVFFDTLLDTLAPPEVEAVLAHELGHYRLAHIRSGFVLNVLATLGVMALLAWLRGEGWFYTGLGVARPSDPAFLTLLVLTGPWFAFFLQPLGAWWSRRRELEADAFAARYSDPDALAQALVALYRVNASTLTPDPLYARTFHSHPSPIERVQALKGE from the coding sequence ATGAACATCTTCAGCTGGGTCTTCCCGGCCGTGGTGGCCGTGGTGGCTGCCGTCCGGTTATGGCTACTGGACCGGCAGTGGCGCCACGTTCAGGCCCACCGCGCCCTCGTCCCTGCGGCCTTCCGGGATACGATATCCGCCGAGAGCCACGCCCGCTCGGCGGACTACGCCTGCGCACAGGCGCGCGTGAGCATGGCCGAGACCGTAGTGGAGGCGCTGCTCCTTTTGGCGCTCACGCTGGGCGGAGGACTGGCGGGTATCCTGGCTTTCTGGGCGGGAAGCGGAGCCCCCGTCGTGGTATGGGGGGTGGGCGCCGTCCTTACGGTGGGCCTGCTGGTGGCCCTGGCCGGCCTCCCCTTTCGAATCTACCGGACCTTCAGGGTGGAGGCGGAATTCGGGTTCAACCGGCGCAGTTCCGGGCTGTTCATCGGCGACTTGCTGCAGGAGGGGGTGCTGACGCTGTTGCTGGCGGGGCCGCTGGTGGCCGCTTTCCTGGTCCTAATGGACCGCGGCGGGTTGCTCTGGTGGCTGTACGCCTGGGGCCTGTGGACGGCATTTACCCTGACCCTGACCTGGCTGTATCCGAAGTGGATCGCGCCGCTATTCCACGAGTTCACCCCTCTGGAGGAGCCCCGTCTACGGCAAAGAATTCTCGGCCTCCTGCAGCGGTGCGGATTCAGCCTGAAGGGGGTGTACGTCATGGACGCCTCCCGGCGCACCACCCACGGGAACGCTTATTTCACCGGTATGGGGCGGGCCAAGCGCGTGGTGTTCTTCGACACCCTGCTGGACACGCTCGCTCCGCCGGAAGTGGAGGCGGTGCTGGCGCACGAGCTCGGCCACTACCGGCTGGCCCACATCCGCTCGGGCTTCGTGCTGAATGTCCTCGCCACCCTCGGGGTTATGGCGCTGCTGGCCTGGCTGAGGGGAGAGGGCTGGTTCTACACCGGCCTGGGGGTGGCGCGCCCCTCGGATCCTGCATTCCTGACCCTGCTCGTGCTGACGGGCCCCTGGTTCGCCTTCTTTTTGCAGCCTCTGGGGGCTTGGTGGTCCCGGCGTCGGGAGCTTGAGGCCGATGCCTTTGCCGCCCGATACAGTGATCCCGATGCGCTGGCCCAGGCCCTGGTGGCCCTGTACCGGGTGAATGCCAGCACCCTGACTCCCGACCCCCTCTACGCCCGGACCTTCCATTCCCATCCGTCACCCATTGAGCGCGTCCAGGCCCTGAAAGGGGAGTAA
- a CDS encoding DMT family transporter, which translates to MQAWGFLLAAIVLEVAGTTCMKLSDGFSRPVPSVLMALLYGLSFACLTMAVKRIEIGVAYAVWAGTGTALIALVGIAFFQEMVTSLKLASIAMIILGVVGLNLEAGG; encoded by the coding sequence ATGCAGGCTTGGGGATTCCTCTTGGCGGCCATCGTTCTGGAAGTGGCGGGAACCACCTGCATGAAATTATCCGACGGGTTTTCCCGTCCGGTGCCCTCGGTGCTCATGGCCTTGCTGTACGGACTGTCCTTCGCATGCCTGACGATGGCCGTGAAGCGCATCGAGATCGGGGTGGCCTACGCGGTCTGGGCGGGAACCGGAACGGCCTTGATCGCCCTGGTGGGCATCGCCTTTTTCCAGGAAATGGTCACCTCCCTCAAGCTGGCCAGCATCGCCATGATTATCCTCGGGGTGGTGGGTCTGAACCTGGAGGCGGGCGGCTAG
- a CDS encoding GGDEF domain-containing response regulator, with translation MWIPSGSDFGGSGQVPRLGREGGLLASPVGTRKERAALAPPLKLLLVSNNSGLIRLIRTMLPAGPKSRIQMQTCDRLAGALARLRYQPFDVVLLDLVLPDCRGLPSIQILTRSFPEIPLVVLTGTDEEVPGQAAMEAGAQDYLHKGGMDAELLIRTLRFAVHRQKADYALKKSQESLQTLVENLPDGVVLYNNEGMTFANPAALELFGVSSLAEIQGREVTEFLNCPQDPELAWRLDRVIAGLQPHDEFQEGECLKADGRCPSACKFMAIPLQQARGNQGQLILRDITPRKRADKYLRLATAVFEASAEGMMILDAEGRVEMVNEAFTTMTGYSAEEVVGWDSRFLGAGENGTAFFSKLGRILSEKGHWRGELSALGKSGAVFIARLTVSVVRNELGEATNYVTVFSDVTEEKEREAAIKHLANHDPLTGLPNRRLLHDRLTQALADRHREPQGRDRLALLFVDLDAFKAVNDTYGHEAGDQVLREMAGRMREALREGDTVARFGGDEFVVLLKHLPGEDMAAELARKLFRSMSRPVTLNADGVTVELGASIGIAMAPKHGDQADLLLNRADQAMYCSKERAEQPYYLF, from the coding sequence GTGTGGATTCCGTCCGGAAGCGATTTCGGCGGCTCAGGGCAGGTCCCCCGCCTGGGTCGGGAAGGAGGACTCCTGGCTTCGCCCGTGGGTACCCGGAAGGAGCGTGCGGCCCTGGCCCCGCCCTTGAAGCTCCTCCTGGTCTCCAACAACTCCGGGCTGATCCGTTTGATCCGGACCATGCTGCCCGCCGGCCCAAAAAGCCGGATCCAGATGCAGACCTGCGACCGCCTGGCGGGCGCCCTCGCCCGCTTGCGTTACCAGCCCTTCGACGTGGTGCTCCTCGATCTGGTGCTCCCCGATTGCCGCGGACTGCCCTCCATCCAGATCCTTACCCGCTCCTTCCCGGAAATTCCGCTGGTGGTGCTTACGGGCACCGATGAGGAAGTGCCCGGGCAGGCGGCCATGGAAGCCGGGGCCCAGGACTATCTGCACAAGGGCGGCATGGATGCCGAGCTCCTGATCCGGACCCTGCGCTTCGCCGTGCATCGGCAGAAAGCGGATTACGCCCTCAAGAAAAGCCAGGAGAGCCTGCAAACGCTCGTGGAGAACCTCCCGGACGGCGTGGTTCTGTACAACAACGAGGGCATGACCTTCGCCAATCCCGCCGCCCTGGAGCTATTCGGGGTTTCCTCGCTGGCCGAGATCCAGGGGCGCGAAGTGACCGAGTTCCTGAACTGCCCGCAGGATCCCGAGCTGGCGTGGCGGCTGGACCGGGTGATCGCCGGCCTCCAGCCGCACGACGAATTCCAGGAAGGCGAATGCCTGAAGGCCGACGGCCGGTGTCCCTCCGCCTGCAAGTTCATGGCCATTCCCCTCCAGCAAGCACGGGGCAACCAGGGCCAGCTAATCCTCCGGGACATTACCCCCCGCAAGCGAGCGGACAAATACCTCCGTCTGGCCACAGCGGTTTTCGAGGCGTCCGCCGAGGGCATGATGATCCTGGACGCGGAAGGCCGGGTGGAGATGGTGAACGAGGCGTTCACCACGATGACCGGGTATTCCGCCGAGGAGGTGGTGGGCTGGGACAGCCGTTTCCTGGGCGCCGGCGAGAACGGCACGGCGTTCTTCAGCAAGCTGGGACGTATTCTGTCGGAAAAAGGCCACTGGCGGGGCGAGCTCAGCGCCCTCGGCAAGAGCGGGGCCGTTTTCATTGCCCGGCTGACCGTTTCGGTGGTACGGAACGAGCTCGGCGAGGCCACGAACTATGTGACGGTATTCAGCGATGTCACCGAGGAAAAGGAGCGGGAGGCCGCCATCAAGCACCTGGCCAATCACGATCCCCTTACCGGCCTGCCGAACCGCCGCTTGCTCCACGACCGGCTAACCCAGGCACTCGCCGACCGTCACCGGGAGCCGCAGGGGCGGGACCGGCTGGCCCTGTTGTTCGTGGATCTGGATGCCTTCAAAGCGGTCAACGATACGTACGGCCACGAGGCGGGCGACCAAGTGCTGCGGGAAATGGCCGGGCGTATGCGGGAAGCCCTGCGCGAAGGGGATACGGTGGCCCGCTTCGGCGGCGATGAGTTCGTGGTCCTGCTCAAGCATCTGCCCGGCGAAGACATGGCGGCGGAGCTCGCGCGCAAGCTCTTCCGGTCCATGTCCCGGCCCGTCACCCTGAATGCCGACGGCGTGACGGTGGAATTGGGGGCGAGCATCGGCATCGCCATGGCCCCCAAGCACGGCGATCAAGCGGATCTGCTGCTCAACCGGGCGGATCAGGCCATGTACTGCTCCAAGGAGCGCGCGGAGCAGCCCTACTACCTGTTCTGA
- the gloB gene encoding hydroxyacylglutathione hydrolase: protein MDTPVALVPALRDNYVALLHSPNGRNVAIIDPSEADPVKRFLEERDLQPVAIFNTHHHPDHVGGNRELQKAYDLPVYGAAEDRDRIPGLTHPMYDGDRVTPPGLDRVGILWDIPGHTRTHTAFLFPEDELVFAGDTLFVAGCGRLFEGSAEQMETSLSRLAGLPDSTQVYCGHEYTVKNLEFALAVEPDNGEIAEKLQWAREKRRKEEPTLPSTIGAEKRTNPFLRVREPAVREAAGGRGAADSDPVSVFAALRDWKDRF from the coding sequence ATGGACACCCCCGTAGCCCTGGTCCCCGCACTACGGGATAACTACGTGGCGCTGCTGCACTCTCCCAACGGCCGCAACGTCGCCATCATCGATCCTTCGGAGGCGGATCCGGTGAAGCGCTTTCTGGAGGAGCGGGACCTGCAGCCGGTGGCCATCTTCAACACCCACCACCACCCCGATCACGTGGGCGGCAACCGGGAGCTGCAAAAGGCCTACGACCTGCCGGTTTACGGCGCCGCGGAGGATCGCGACCGCATCCCGGGGCTGACCCATCCCATGTACGACGGCGACCGGGTAACGCCCCCCGGTCTGGACCGCGTGGGCATCCTCTGGGATATCCCCGGCCACACCCGCACCCATACCGCCTTCCTCTTTCCCGAGGACGAGCTGGTCTTCGCCGGGGACACCCTGTTCGTCGCTGGCTGCGGCCGGTTGTTCGAGGGTTCCGCCGAGCAGATGGAGACCAGCCTCTCCCGCCTGGCCGGCCTTCCCGATTCCACGCAGGTATATTGCGGTCATGAATATACCGTCAAGAATCTGGAGTTCGCCCTGGCGGTGGAGCCGGATAACGGGGAGATTGCGGAGAAGCTGCAATGGGCGCGGGAGAAGCGCCGGAAGGAGGAGCCCACCCTGCCCTCCACCATCGGCGCGGAGAAGCGGACCAATCCGTTCCTGCGGGTGCGCGAGCCCGCGGTCCGGGAGGCCGCCGGCGGCCGCGGAGCGGCCGACAGCGACCCGGTGTCCGTATTCGCCGCCCTCCGGGATTGGAAGGATCGGTTCTAG
- a CDS encoding class I SAM-dependent methyltransferase, producing the protein MAAENDLLRRLLADLPPVQDSLAIAPQIYAPLYESLCRRSRRPNLLVPATGEGLGGSPGSAPRPVNLVWGLPETLPFPSGWMDLMALVHPLEYSRSPYQILAEAERVLASNGRLLVLVFNPFSLFGVARSFHRWPTPYSPWSGRFYPGFMVRRMLESTGLAHERSRYLFYRPPIDREGPLSALRFLERLPKRQQLPLGGVACIQARKEEPGLTLLGPAFRAELGRGREKCLPAYSMDREYGWTRDR; encoded by the coding sequence ATGGCGGCCGAAAACGATCTGCTCCGGCGCTTGCTGGCGGACCTGCCCCCCGTGCAGGATTCGCTGGCCATCGCGCCGCAGATCTATGCCCCCCTTTATGAGAGCCTGTGCCGCCGCAGCCGCCGTCCCAATCTCCTGGTCCCCGCCACCGGTGAGGGCCTTGGCGGGAGCCCGGGCTCCGCTCCGCGTCCCGTTAACCTGGTTTGGGGGCTGCCGGAGACCTTGCCGTTCCCCAGCGGCTGGATGGACCTGATGGCCCTGGTGCACCCCCTGGAATATTCCCGCTCGCCCTATCAGATCCTGGCCGAGGCCGAGCGGGTGCTCGCTTCCAATGGCCGGCTTCTGGTGCTGGTATTCAACCCCTTTTCCCTATTCGGAGTGGCTCGCTCCTTCCACCGCTGGCCCACCCCCTATTCCCCCTGGAGCGGGCGTTTCTATCCCGGGTTCATGGTGCGACGCATGCTAGAATCCACGGGCTTGGCCCACGAGCGGAGCCGGTATTTGTTCTATCGGCCGCCCATAGACCGAGAAGGGCCGCTCAGCGCCCTGCGCTTCCTGGAACGGCTGCCCAAGCGCCAGCAGCTCCCTCTGGGCGGGGTAGCCTGCATCCAGGCGCGCAAGGAGGAGCCGGGACTTACGCTGCTCGGCCCCGCCTTCCGGGCGGAGCTGGGGCGGGGTCGCGAAAAATGCCTGCCTGCCTACTCCATGGATAGAGAATATGGCTGGACCCGAGACCGTTGA
- the rnhA gene encoding ribonuclease HI yields the protein MAGPETVELFTDGACRGNPGPGGWGALLRFKGQERELYGFEPDTTNNRMELTAAIRGLEALKRPCRVDLTTDSQYLRKGVTEWMENWKRRGWKTADKKPVQNRDLWEELDALLQKHEVAFHWIRGHSGHAENERADALANRALDEAQNRVD from the coding sequence ATGGCTGGACCCGAGACCGTTGAGCTGTTCACCGACGGCGCCTGCCGCGGCAACCCCGGACCGGGGGGATGGGGCGCCCTGCTTCGCTTCAAGGGCCAAGAGCGGGAGCTCTATGGCTTCGAGCCGGACACCACCAACAACCGGATGGAGCTCACTGCGGCCATCCGGGGGCTGGAGGCCCTGAAGCGCCCCTGCCGGGTGGATCTGACCACCGATTCCCAGTATCTGCGCAAGGGCGTCACCGAGTGGATGGAGAACTGGAAGCGGCGGGGCTGGAAGACCGCCGACAAGAAGCCGGTGCAGAACCGCGACCTGTGGGAGGAGCTGGATGCCCTCCTTCAAAAGCATGAGGTGGCCTTTCACTGGATCCGGGGCCATAGCGGCCATGCAGAGAACGAGCGCGCCGATGCCCTGGCCAACCGCGCGCTGGACGAAGCACAGAACAGGGTAGACTGA
- the dnaQ gene encoding DNA polymerase III subunit epsilon: MMRQIILDTETTGLDPQGGDRIIEIGCVEVAGRRRTGRVFHRYVNPERAIPEESTAIHGITDADVTECPVFADLAEELFGFVDGAELVIHNAPFDVGFLNMELQKAGWPRLEDHCQILDTLQEARHRHPGQKNDLDSLCGRYEVDNSRRDKHGALLDSEILADVFLAMTGGQEDLALAAEETSPASAAERLLAPEDTSHRPPLAVVEPTSAEWSAHRHFLERIQEESGDCLWLDREESAGR, from the coding sequence ATGATGCGTCAGATCATCCTCGATACCGAAACCACCGGCCTCGACCCGCAGGGAGGCGATCGGATCATCGAGATCGGCTGCGTGGAGGTGGCCGGGCGCCGCCGCACGGGCCGGGTCTTCCACCGCTACGTCAACCCCGAGCGCGCCATCCCCGAGGAGTCCACGGCGATCCATGGCATCACCGACGCGGACGTGACGGAGTGTCCGGTGTTCGCCGATCTGGCGGAGGAGCTCTTCGGCTTCGTGGATGGTGCGGAGCTGGTAATCCACAATGCCCCGTTCGACGTGGGCTTCTTGAACATGGAGCTGCAGAAGGCGGGCTGGCCCCGCCTGGAGGACCACTGCCAGATTTTGGATACCCTCCAGGAGGCGCGGCACAGGCATCCCGGACAGAAGAACGACCTGGATTCCCTGTGCGGCCGCTACGAGGTGGACAACAGCCGCCGGGACAAGCACGGTGCCCTGCTGGACTCCGAAATCCTGGCCGACGTCTTCCTGGCCATGACCGGTGGTCAGGAGGATCTGGCCCTGGCGGCGGAGGAGACCTCCCCGGCTAGTGCCGCCGAACGGCTCCTCGCCCCCGAGGATACCAGCCACCGCCCACCGCTCGCCGTGGTCGAGCCCACAAGCGCGGAATGGTCCGCCCACCGCCACTTCCTGGAGCGTATACAGGAGGAGTCGGGGGACTGTCTCTGGCTGGACCGCGAGGAGTCCGCCGGCCGCTGA